The DNA region GGGCCATTTGGCTAATgatagtctgggctccagacggagttttgtcttaatattttGCACAtctggcgtttcatacgtatattaCTTGAgtttttgtattttcagacaaaaatcgcgatcgaaaaaacaaataaataaaaaaaaagacaataaatacagactttaGGCAAGTCTAGGCTAATGAAGAGTGTCAATATTTTACCATTATTTGATGATAATATAACACCAACaccttaatattatatataaaaaaaacaatacaccGTATCGTGTAAAAGTTTTTATTGCataacaaaacaatacacaaaAATAGCCTTTATAGTACAATTagaaacaattaatttgaataacataTTCCTTATTTTACCTATTACATTGCTTTACTCAAAATAATTTTGAGCATTAGCCTTGAAAGAGAgtgtattatttaaattgtcaCTAAAAATTCcagtaaaaatgaaataaaaagcttgatttttttgtatttacatttttaaaataaattacagtattaaaaataaatataattgcacAATCATGTATTGCTTACttaaataattcataaaataatcatttattactCCAAAAATGTgctactttttattattatgtttattaataatatttaataataataaataataataataaatgtcagTTATAGTGTAAATACAAGCTTAATATAAGGCATCCCATATGAATGCAGAGAATAGTGAACCCTGGTAACACAAAGGCGTATGTGCAGCCCAAGTGAGTTGACTAATCATGTCCGCAGTACGGATGATATATCGTGTTGTACACCCAAAGCCCTTAGTATCACACTTGAATCCCCTTTATCCTCTACtaacaatcaatcaattgaaCATTAGTgaattatatttgaaatatatagtATTTGCATTTGATAGAAGAAAGAGAAAGGAAAAATGGGAAAtcttatatacatatatactaTACTTTGTACAttcttttattgtaaatatttgttacatttttacttttatcTTAATTACTCAAGAAGTGATCCTTACGAACCATCTTTTTCTTGAAATGCCTTTTTATACTAGATACCAATGGCAAAAGTGATGATAAATATGCTTAAATAAATAGgcttttgacatttttttgcCCAAAAATCCTGGCTACAGACTTGACTGTTTcaaagtgtagcttccaaataaatgATTACGGTACACCTACAAAATTGTACACACAGTTGACTTGGCATTACTACTCGCCTTTGccgcaatatttttctttttattaagtGTAGGTTTCCAGTTTTCGTCAGCATATTTCTTTGGTTTGAAGGGCGCTGTTTGATGAGGTCCCGACGGTCTTTTCTCACCAGCAGTCAGCAATGTTTGTGCTTCGTGTGGCTGCATGAACCACACCAAGTTGCTATCTACTCCCCTTGATTCCATCGTAAGAGCGTCACGTTTTGAATTttccttaaaataaaaaatagattaatGATTAAATGATAAGAATcctttataatattgttataatataatttgtattaatccgaaatgtgtttatttatgTGCATACATCTGTCGTGAGTACcaacatataaaatatttttgattGAAAGAGTTAAGGCAATATGACAGCCTACCTGTGCCTGTGTAGCAGCTCTGTGGTACAGTTTTCTTGCATCTGATAGGTATTTCTGGaactatatattatacaaaattgaaaatgtaatcaTTGTTTTAGAGTGAAGAAATTTCAAATGAGAACAAATCATATAGGCATAAACttttatctacactatcaaactagtttgacaaaaaagtgtgatgtgcccaaatatggtaatgaatctatgcttaaatatgctagtgatatgacatcattcatgtatggtcacatcacataaagtttgatagtgtagacagagcgtaacCGTGATTTATTAGCAAAGAATTAGTGAATTTAAATTAGGACAACTTATAAAAGGGACACCATAACATAGTATcgaaagtgtcctcttaatataATAGGTGTCCCAAAGAAGTGGTTCTTTTGTATCTCTTATAAATAACTTTGAAAGTGACTTACTGTTTGGGAACGTACTTTGCCATACTCGTGTTTGATCGTATATGGACATTTCTGATGCTGAAGTTTACCATTGTGATAATTCACATTGTGCAAACTATCAAGCACAACATCATGGGTTTTCGTTGTTTCACCTTGCAGACGATGAACCCAGGAACCGGATTTTACGTCATAAATATACTGTGAATAAATAAAAGGATTTATTCCTTTATTGTAATGGTCACGGTATcagattttgtgtttttatatccGTCTTTGAGTGGGTCTCTTTCAAAATTACGTCTTAAAACGACAGAAGGGAAGCTCTGTACCAGTAATAATACAGTATGCGATTCTTATTAATATTCGTAAAACAGAAACACATTTTGGCGCCTATGGCGTGTCATATCAATAGTATAATGGATTATGGAAtgaataatgtatattatttacttGAGGTAATAGTTTCCATCCGTTTTTAGCTACGTCTTCTATAGCATTAAGTATGTAATCCACCACTTCATACGATGCAAAATATGGCAAGTTAAATCGGGTAAATCCGGGTCTGTTTAGACAAAACACAGCATGAGAAACACATTTCTAACATAGAATTTCAGTTAAAGCAATAGTATGAAAAAACTCCAGTTATGACGAACATTGATAAAAATATCTTTATGTTTTTGGATTTCAAACCAATACTGCACAGTGTGTATGACCTGAGTGggcattataaaaatatttgtatttattagtaTATAGTGTAATGTAGATGTTGTTGACTCACTTCATAATCTCCATCACCTCTCTTTTATGTCCACTTTTTCCATGAACTTCTTGACGGCTTCTGAAAGTATAGTATGTagtatatacacatttatattttgttgcaTTCGTCATTAAGGCTACACACTTTATCTTGTTTAaatcatttatcattatttatattataaaatatactcACTTGTTATCTagtaaaaaatatgtatatttctttGCGAGGTCTTCGTCCATTCCAAGAAGatcctaaaaaaaataaaattgtttaaaatctagtgataaaacatcacttttgtAAACTCTAGGCTACTACTGATCGTGCGGATATGAAATATATCGTCGTACGATTATGGCGGAATGGGAGATGGAAGGTATACGAATTAAATCAAAATCGGATTTAGAAGATACAAGAAACTTTATTTGTCTTCGTAGGAAACAAAGTAATGTTGGTTGTCAGTAAATCCGATTAAGAAATACATATGGACTAAAAAATAACAAAGAGTGtaaaagtataaaactaaattaaaaaggAGATAGACAAACAAAAGAAAACCACCAGCATTCCACGTGCGGAAATGTCATTTCAAAAATCGCGCCTTTTTCATGATTCCGGTGCACAAATGCTTATACCGTCATACCGTATATGATGATATAAAGGGGTATTTCTTTAGCAACAGAAGCCTTTTAAGTTGTATAATACATTTACCTGTGCATATGGCCCTGCGCATGCACAGCCACTCCTGACCTGCACTCCATAGAGGTCATTCAATAAAACCGCTGCGTAGTTATGGTGAAGTAGTTTGTTGGTTTCTGGATGGCGGatcaaaaatgaaaatattggcAGACGATCAGCAGTTGTGCTTCCTAGTATCTCAATCTCTTTTGTGTTCTTGAATTTGTCAAATACAATTCTGAAGGAACATAAAATCCAATTACCAATAACACTTTTCAAAACAGTGcgtcattaaaaatatttcattcaaaaacaagtaaaaataaatgtgaaactTACTCTGTAAATTCTTTCTCTCGTCTTTCTATGACGTCCGTTCCAATTTTCTAGAAATAAACaaagacattttttaaaagttataaataaatattgagcttaacaaaagaaaataggTGGAAAAACGATCCGGGTggcaaaatgtaggcctacaggcaATGGAAAAAAGCcttgttataattatattatattatagatagtaaaatgaatattgtattaaaaaatatatgttgCTTTTAATAGACGAGTCGAGGAGGAGGTGGACAATTGAGTGTTTACGTCAATGGTGACGATTATcttaaacaacaacaaaaacttaCGTCTTTCAGCTGAAATACCAAACCCGCGCGAACAGACTCGACAATCGCCGGTGTGCCGCCTTCTTCTCGCTCTTCAAGATTTTTCAAGTAGGCGTGCGTATCACGTGTTACCTGTTTGTAGAAAAATGTCTTTAAATGTCATTCTCATAACTGAAATAAATGTGTACGatatttctatttcattttCAGGTCTGTATCTTTGAGTGatatgtttgttattttggAATTTTTCTGTGTACACAGTTTCCAAAACAACAATAACACCATCTATAATGCCTTTTATACTTACGTATAGTACTGTACCCCCTCCGGCGACTGTCGGCACTGCATTGTTAAACATCCGTCTTTTTGCTATGAGTACACCTtaaattagaataaaaaaaagtaatgtaaTAACGTTTTGAATATTGTAACTGCCGTTTGATGTGTTAAgctttgtttacactatcaaactttatgtgaaaaacaaaatgtgatgtgctcattatatggacatgatgatgttatatcactacctgtaccatatttgggcacatcacacttttttgtcacataaagtttgaagtttagacaaagctttaaactACTAGAAGACTACTTTTTTTAAGACCCGtcaataattaaacaaataactGCTTGCCTGGTGTTCCTGGTCCTCCAACAAATTTATGCGGAGATAGAAATATTGCATCTTTTGATAAATCTGGGTCATTGctgcaaaacaaaaatatataggcccTACATTTAGCACAATTATACAAATCCCCTTTTTAACATCGATATTTATCGGCCAAATTGCGAGATCTACTTTAAAAAAACCAATGCAAGATTTACTGGGTTTAGTTTGACACCAGAAGCTTGGCGCGTGATGTGTTTAAATCACTAGCGTTAAATACTGCCAAAACACAGTGGAAAATACCCAAGTAAAGTAGATGCTGTTACGTGATATGCAACTTACAAATAAACTTATGCTTTAAAAAGTACGATTTATGCGACCAGACTCACGATAAGACATTATTAGTTAACTTAAATATAACTTAAAGACATATTTAGGCTTATAACATCAAGTCAcgagaaaagaaaataataactTACATTTCCGGTATCGGATTCATGTCAATGTCCAAATATGGCGCTGAAAGAAAAagcaaattttaaaacatatttataaatattatttttaagcaAGCTAAACAACTATTTGCTTAGGTTTATTCATTATGAACTATTAATTCGGTCGTTCAATGCGCTTATCAACTTGCCTTTTCgataatctaaagctctgtccacactatcaaactttatgtgatgtgcccatatatggacatgatgatgtcatatcgctaccatatttaggcatatcactaccatatttaggcacatcacacctttttttgtcaaactagtttgataatgtagacagaacttaacacATGCATTACGGGAAACAACCACATTGTATATCCATATGAATTGCgcagttaaaaaaaatgtgttagtgggcaaaaacaaatcaattcggaaaatatttaaaatgaattgttCTTACCAGCTGTGGCGTAATCCCAGAACGAGAGGGCACCGAATTCATGAAGTAGTGATGTTATAGCCAACGTGTCTGTCGTTATACCCGTAACGTTTGACGCAGCAGAAAAACAGCCAATCAGCAAGTTTGATGGATTTGAATTTTcctgttaaaaacaaatgtacGTATGTTAgttttttcttctttaaaaAACAGCCAAAACAATACAGTATCAagattataatgattattatggTGACGGGACGTTTTGCCGAACGCCATTTCGCCGACAGACTACTTGGCACAATGTCCGAGTACCATTATTAAAATACCTTGAGTAAGTTCCTAAGCTGTCTTGTGTCAATGGTTCCATGGATTGTATCTCGTATTCTCAACAcctgaatatttaaaataacaattatttaaaccATAAATACGTCTATTTTCACAAAGTACAATATTTGTCGAGGCTGGTTTAGAGGGGTGTACGCGGCCCTCAAATTAACCCCTTTTCTACCAGCTTTGTTTCTCAATACCGTATATTTTACACAATGCTAAATAAACATGATCAATTAAATTACCGTTGCACCGGCTTCTTTCCATGGGAGAATGTTCGAATGATGCTCATATGGGCCGACGAATACTATCtaaataaaagatgaaaaaaataaaaaaaataaaatttcgaCCAATTTTCAATGTATGTTTACACATGCAACTTAGGCCTTAAGTTTATAGAGATAACACCACATAGGATCTAAGCCGGAACAAGTCCAAATATAGAAGATTATTATAGTCGGGACATTTAGTGGCTTACCGTTTTCTTGGCTGGTCTTTCTTTGATTTCAAGCACGCCAACTAACTTGTGTATTGCACCTGTTGTTCCACTACCACTAAATATCAACACATCTTCGTCACTTGCATTTACGTTTCGTTTGATAATTTCtctgtaaatataaattcaatttagattatatttacctttttttttgtgCAGCTGTGGTTCACTATTTGGATGaggtgtaaataggcctatattacacCCAATTCCCGTATGATTGTGTCTAGAAATAATAACCTATACGGAGAACATGGAGTTTCTTGTCTCCTCctgaatatgtaatttaatgGGATTACAATACAAGAGATCCCTCTAGCCCAATGATGACTGAATGATCTTTGGTGGAATTGTGAACCTACCTTGCTTCCTCTCGAAAGCGCGTCGTTTGTCTTGCCATAAAATTAGTTGTCGTATGTGTGTTGGCATATAGAGGATAAACGTGTTCGTTGATGTAATTTTCAATAAACCGTAAAGGTCTgtggaaataattatgaaagAATAACTACATAATACTTTCAAAATTAACTACAGTAGAATTCAACTGTTATAAAACTGTCCCACAACCATAAACGATCTTTAGATAAACTgactatttttattgtttttacctTTTCATGAAAATGCGGTTTCACACAGTACACCGTACCTTACTCAACTAATTTAACATTAGTTCAATAAAACATTGTAAAGCACAATAAActgttttataacatttattaaattgtataaatCTTACCTGCCTGAAGCTGTGTAGTCACAATATGTTGCTGGAAAAAACAATTGGACACAATCATGTTTACAAACATacaataattcaataatatatcgatgaaattataatttatataccgtatttattcgaggGAGTGGCGgcgtttatttaatttttttggggGTTCAATATTGTTACATGTATAATCAATAAATTCTCCCTAGATATGACAAAAATGAAtacaacataattaatttttttgataaaatatacagttaaaagTGTATCAAAATGCTTAGAAAATTGTAAATCACGGAAGTCAATGAAttctacaaatagaaatgtgatGTCGAggcgtttatttatttatttttttttatttcagaacatttatttctcttttcttttctatgtacaTGAGAGTTTGTGATAAACAAATTGTATATGTAAGCTTTCaatcacatattaaaatttgGATTTAGACGTTTTTAAAGGATAATACCCATATGTGATTATTCTCTCAACATTATCACGTATAGGCCTAATCGGTTCTTTATAATCTGGCAAATAAGTAAATTTCTTAGATAATATAGTTAATCCCATCGTTATTAATTTGGTATTAGCATCAATATGTGACAGTTGTTTTGATTTTGTGTTCTATACGAatacggtata from Antedon mediterranea chromosome 2, ecAntMedi1.1, whole genome shotgun sequence includes:
- the LOC140039275 gene encoding uncharacterized protein, with product MEEHITPTVTELRSRRNISQERAMEKLRDTGDDILEDGGNFSISGGRRRSSTSSGISGCDRSSVCSSNDGSYTSNNDEELMDDIVKDFGKTTEKDKVTPSSSEQLLRYIENNTIGNGVCFRGPFGERTATYCDYTASGRPLRFIENYINEHVYPLYANTHTTTNFMARQTTRFREEAREIIKRNVNASDEDVLIFSGSGTTGAIHKLVGVLEIKERPAKKTIVFVGPYEHHSNILPWKEAGATVLRIRDTIHGTIDTRQLRNLLKENSNPSNLLIGCFSAASNVTGITTDTLAITSLLHEFGALSFWDYATAAPYLDIDMNPIPEINDPDLSKDAIFLSPHKFVGGPGTPGVLIAKRRMFNNAVPTVAGGGTVLYVTRDTHAYLKNLEEREEGGTPAIVESVRAGLVFQLKDKIGTDVIERREKEFTEIVFDKFKNTKEIEILGSTTADRLPIFSFLIRHPETNKLLHHNYAAVLLNDLYGVQVRSGCACAGPYAQVNVLYNLKGFFHMYFLIGFTDNQHYFDLLGMDEDLAKKYTYFLLDNKSRQEVHGKSGHKREVMEIMKPGFTRFNLPYFASYEVVDYILNAIEDVAKNGWKLLPQYIYDVKSGSWVHRLQGETTKTHDVVLDSLHNVNYHNGKLQHQKCPYTIKHEYGKVRSQTFQKYLSDARKLYHRAATQAQENSKRDALTMESRGVDSNLVWFMQPHEAQTLLTAGEKRPSGPHQTAPFKPKKYADENWKPTLNKKKNIAAKASSNAKSTVCTIL